In Rosa chinensis cultivar Old Blush chromosome 1, RchiOBHm-V2, whole genome shotgun sequence, a genomic segment contains:
- the LOC112174058 gene encoding UMP-CMP kinase 3 isoform X3, giving the protein MGTVVNAANKEEANRSLADLNPTVVFVLGGPGSGKGTQCANIVQHFGFTHLSAGDLLRAEIKSGSENGTMISNMIKEGKIVPSEVTIKLLQKAMLESGNDKFLIDGFPRNEENRSAFEAVTKVEPSFVLFFDCSEEEMERRLLSRNQGREDDNIETIRKRFKVFLESSLPVIEYYNSKGKVRKIDAGRPVEEVYESVKAIFAPKDEKAD; this is encoded by the exons GAGGAGGCTAATCGAAGCTTAGCCGATCTGAATCCTACTGTTGTTTTCGTCTTGg GTGGCCCAGGCAGTGGAAAGGGTACCCAATGCGCAAACATTGTTCAGCACTTTGGGTTTACACATCTGAGTGCTGGTGATCTACTACGAGCAGAAATCAAGTCTGGTTCTGAAAATGG AACCATGATTTCGAACATgataaaagaaggaaaaattgtTCCATCGGAAGTAACAATTAAGCTTCTCCAGAAAGCAATGCTGGAGAGTGGTAATGACAAATTTCTTATCGATGGGTTTCCTCGTAATGAAGAAAACCGTTCTGCATTTGAGGCTGTG ACTAAAGTCGAGCCTTCATTTGTCCTGTTTTTTGATTGTTCTGAAGAAGAGATGGAGAGGCGCCTTTTGAGTAGGAACCAG GGAAGAGAAGATGACAACATAGAAACAATAAGGAAGCGGTTTAAGGTTTTTCTAGAGTCTAGTCTCCCAGTGATAGAATACTATAACTCCAAGGGGAAAGTTCGGAAG ATTGATGCTGGAAGGCCTGTTGAAGAGGTTTATGAGTCAGTAAAAGCCATTTTTGCCCCGAAAGATGAGAAG
- the LOC112174058 gene encoding UMP-CMP kinase 3 isoform X2, with the protein MGTVVNAANKEANRSLADLNPTVVFVLGGPGSGKGTQCANIVQHFGFTHLSAGDLLRAEIKSGSENGTMISNMIKEGKIVPSEVTIKLLQKAMLESGNDKFLIDGFPRNEENRSAFEAVTKVEPSFVLFFDCSEEEMERRLLSRNQGREDDNIETIRKRFKVFLESSLPVIEYYNSKGKVRKIDAGRPVEEVYESVKAIFAPKDEKIDAGRPVEEVFELENEKAD; encoded by the exons GAGGCTAATCGAAGCTTAGCCGATCTGAATCCTACTGTTGTTTTCGTCTTGg GTGGCCCAGGCAGTGGAAAGGGTACCCAATGCGCAAACATTGTTCAGCACTTTGGGTTTACACATCTGAGTGCTGGTGATCTACTACGAGCAGAAATCAAGTCTGGTTCTGAAAATGG AACCATGATTTCGAACATgataaaagaaggaaaaattgtTCCATCGGAAGTAACAATTAAGCTTCTCCAGAAAGCAATGCTGGAGAGTGGTAATGACAAATTTCTTATCGATGGGTTTCCTCGTAATGAAGAAAACCGTTCTGCATTTGAGGCTGTG ACTAAAGTCGAGCCTTCATTTGTCCTGTTTTTTGATTGTTCTGAAGAAGAGATGGAGAGGCGCCTTTTGAGTAGGAACCAG GGAAGAGAAGATGACAACATAGAAACAATAAGGAAGCGGTTTAAGGTTTTTCTAGAGTCTAGTCTCCCAGTGATAGAATACTATAACTCCAAGGGGAAAGTTCGGAAG ATTGATGCTGGAAGGCCTGTTGAAGAGGTTTATGAGTCAGTAAAAGCCATTTTTGCCCCGAAAGATGAGAAG ATTGATGCTGGAAGACCTGTTGAAGAGGTTTTTgagttggaaaatgagaag
- the LOC112174058 gene encoding UMP-CMP kinase 3 isoform X1: protein MGTVVNAANKEEANRSLADLNPTVVFVLGGPGSGKGTQCANIVQHFGFTHLSAGDLLRAEIKSGSENGTMISNMIKEGKIVPSEVTIKLLQKAMLESGNDKFLIDGFPRNEENRSAFEAVTKVEPSFVLFFDCSEEEMERRLLSRNQGREDDNIETIRKRFKVFLESSLPVIEYYNSKGKVRKIDAGRPVEEVYESVKAIFAPKDEKIDAGRPVEEVFELENEKAD, encoded by the exons GAGGAGGCTAATCGAAGCTTAGCCGATCTGAATCCTACTGTTGTTTTCGTCTTGg GTGGCCCAGGCAGTGGAAAGGGTACCCAATGCGCAAACATTGTTCAGCACTTTGGGTTTACACATCTGAGTGCTGGTGATCTACTACGAGCAGAAATCAAGTCTGGTTCTGAAAATGG AACCATGATTTCGAACATgataaaagaaggaaaaattgtTCCATCGGAAGTAACAATTAAGCTTCTCCAGAAAGCAATGCTGGAGAGTGGTAATGACAAATTTCTTATCGATGGGTTTCCTCGTAATGAAGAAAACCGTTCTGCATTTGAGGCTGTG ACTAAAGTCGAGCCTTCATTTGTCCTGTTTTTTGATTGTTCTGAAGAAGAGATGGAGAGGCGCCTTTTGAGTAGGAACCAG GGAAGAGAAGATGACAACATAGAAACAATAAGGAAGCGGTTTAAGGTTTTTCTAGAGTCTAGTCTCCCAGTGATAGAATACTATAACTCCAAGGGGAAAGTTCGGAAG ATTGATGCTGGAAGGCCTGTTGAAGAGGTTTATGAGTCAGTAAAAGCCATTTTTGCCCCGAAAGATGAGAAG ATTGATGCTGGAAGACCTGTTGAAGAGGTTTTTgagttggaaaatgagaag